One Natrinema halophilum genomic window carries:
- a CDS encoding GAP family protein, with amino-acid sequence MSLLEVLPLAIVMIAGPQILSPIFLATTEQWRANSTAYVFGAFLSISLIIVVAYLLGTSLGDGGGLLGASTKQLLYLAVLVLLLYAAVTTYRKRNVSEPPAWIGRLTTATPRFSFRLGFLLLGFFPTDIVTSVSVGTYLAANDDPVTDATGFVLLTLFILALPSLGVFVLGERAEAALPVIRDWMNDNSWIISEAVIALFVVLTLQNLLA; translated from the coding sequence GTGAGTCTCCTCGAAGTTCTCCCGTTGGCAATCGTGATGATCGCGGGGCCACAGATACTCTCCCCCATCTTCCTCGCCACGACCGAACAGTGGCGCGCGAACTCGACGGCGTACGTTTTCGGCGCGTTCCTCTCGATTAGTCTCATCATCGTCGTCGCGTACCTCCTCGGAACCAGCCTCGGTGACGGTGGCGGCCTGCTTGGGGCGAGCACAAAACAACTGCTGTATCTCGCCGTCCTCGTCCTCCTGCTCTACGCGGCAGTGACGACCTACCGGAAGCGGAACGTGTCGGAACCACCGGCGTGGATTGGCAGGTTGACCACAGCGACGCCGCGGTTCTCGTTCCGACTGGGGTTTCTGCTGTTGGGCTTTTTCCCAACCGACATCGTCACCTCGGTGAGCGTCGGAACCTACCTCGCGGCGAACGACGACCCGGTCACGGACGCGACAGGGTTCGTCCTGCTCACGCTTTTCATCCTGGCGCTTCCGTCGCTCGGCGTGTTCGTACTCGGCGAGCGAGCGGAAGCCGCGCTCCCGGTGATCCGCGATTGGATGAACGACAACTCGTGGATCATCTCCGAAGCGGTGATCGCACTCTTCGTCGTCCTGACGCTACAGAACCTCCTCGCGTAG
- a CDS encoding LolA family protein — MDRRQLLVTVAAVGVTGCESTPASDDTDGERPRSDALIEAAIETRRHMNDLAARRTMTIDAPDETVERVERIARVPPAKQRIEVVESTDPDVPAGSVTVTNRATTWEYNPTTETVDKQYHPNKVDTDGVRLVLEDLLADHELSYEGTETVDGRTAHVIETVPPIDDVGPSVDLVVGDTTFVVPLRASGDSEAMDVSRTVWIDDEHRYPIKERNTVSEDGEIRHDLIVTYEDLSIDHGLPSGTFTYDPPKDATVVTDGPKPEGVFESTTAAEEIVPYDLPGPAVPDSYDLDRVTVVERKPTFGGTVATLWYNDPTVIAKELFVTVRETQRFDPDALEQIEFDGHTAYRRDGRIQSVFWTCDDLSYEVSSLVDESPLLEVASSIGCSSLG; from the coding sequence ATGGATCGTCGACAGTTATTAGTAACGGTGGCCGCAGTCGGGGTTACCGGCTGTGAGAGTACCCCAGCCAGTGATGACACGGACGGTGAGCGGCCGCGGAGCGACGCCCTCATCGAGGCCGCGATCGAGACGCGCCGTCATATGAACGATCTCGCGGCCCGTCGAACCATGACGATCGACGCACCCGACGAAACGGTCGAGCGGGTCGAACGTATCGCACGAGTACCGCCGGCCAAACAGCGTATCGAGGTGGTCGAATCGACCGATCCCGACGTCCCCGCCGGTTCGGTCACCGTAACGAACCGGGCGACGACGTGGGAGTATAATCCGACGACCGAAACGGTGGACAAACAGTATCATCCGAACAAGGTCGACACCGACGGGGTCCGACTCGTTCTCGAGGACCTACTGGCGGACCACGAACTCAGCTACGAGGGGACGGAGACGGTCGACGGCCGCACGGCACACGTTATCGAAACGGTGCCGCCGATTGACGACGTCGGGCCGTCCGTCGACCTCGTCGTCGGGGATACGACGTTCGTCGTCCCGTTGCGAGCGAGCGGCGATTCCGAGGCGATGGACGTTTCCAGGACCGTCTGGATCGACGACGAACATCGGTATCCGATCAAAGAGCGGAATACGGTCAGCGAAGACGGTGAGATCCGCCACGATCTGATCGTTACATACGAGGATCTCTCGATCGATCACGGGCTTCCGTCGGGGACGTTCACGTACGACCCGCCGAAAGATGCGACCGTCGTCACCGACGGCCCGAAGCCCGAGGGGGTCTTCGAGTCCACGACTGCCGCTGAGGAAATCGTCCCCTACGACCTGCCGGGCCCTGCGGTGCCCGACTCGTACGACCTCGATCGGGTTACGGTGGTCGAGCGCAAGCCGACGTTCGGCGGAACGGTTGCGACCCTCTGGTACAACGATCCAACCGTGATCGCGAAAGAACTCTTCGTGACCGTCCGGGAAACACAGCGATTCGACCCAGACGCCCTCGAGCAGATCGAATTCGACGGACACACGGCCTACCGTCGCGATGGGCGGATACAGAGCGTCTTCTGGACCTGCGACGACCTGAGCTACGAGGTCTCGAGCCTCGTCGACGAGTCGCCGTTGCTCGAGGTCGCGTCGTCGATCGGCTGTTCGTCGCTCGGTTGA
- a CDS encoding PHP domain-containing protein, which produces MRDFHVHSNYSDGDFLRGMVRAAKSAGLEGVGFADHCNVASRERHESMRSVYGFNLDLTHERRRQGIERLRTDFDLEIYDAVEMDYDPRDEAAIEEFLLEAGFDYAIGSVHDVDGRNVQITAHFTEMTEAERDGVVDDYFEKLIALVESELFGIAAHADLLERTPPLRGRATEEQYHRVARAFADSRTVPEINAGRALTDADVVHPSDPFLSVLREHDVAVTVGTDSHRPSDIPERADFLAEFVEEAGLEPVEPDGIDRSR; this is translated from the coding sequence ATGCGGGATTTTCACGTTCATTCAAATTACTCGGATGGCGACTTCCTCAGGGGGATGGTTCGAGCCGCCAAATCGGCCGGCCTCGAGGGTGTCGGCTTTGCTGACCACTGCAACGTGGCCTCGCGCGAACGCCACGAATCGATGCGGAGCGTCTACGGCTTCAATCTCGATCTCACTCACGAGCGTCGGCGTCAGGGAATCGAACGGCTCCGGACGGATTTCGATCTCGAGATCTACGACGCCGTCGAGATGGACTACGATCCGCGAGACGAGGCCGCTATCGAGGAGTTTCTTCTGGAGGCAGGATTCGATTACGCGATCGGGAGCGTCCACGACGTCGATGGGAGAAACGTACAGATCACAGCCCATTTCACGGAAATGACCGAGGCCGAGCGAGACGGTGTCGTCGACGACTACTTCGAAAAATTGATCGCACTCGTCGAATCGGAATTGTTCGGCATTGCGGCTCACGCAGATTTACTCGAGCGAACCCCTCCGTTGCGGGGTCGAGCGACCGAAGAGCAGTATCACCGTGTGGCCCGGGCATTCGCCGATTCACGGACCGTTCCCGAGATAAACGCCGGTCGAGCGCTGACCGATGCAGACGTCGTCCATCCGTCGGACCCCTTCCTGTCCGTTCTCCGGGAACACGACGTGGCCGTAACCGTCGGTACCGACTCGCACCGCCCGTCCGATATACCCGAACGCGCTGATTTTCTCGCTGAATTCGTCGAGGAAGCCGGGCTCGAGCCGGTCGAACCGGACGGAATCGACCGTAGTCGGTGA
- a CDS encoding thiolase family protein, whose product MSGNTPVIVSAVRTAQGKEDGALADIRSEDLSIPLVNQMLAETGLSGDDVDDLMWGCAQQRSEQRTNIARQIALFSELGESVPATTVDRQCASSAQAIISAADSIAAGRQSAVIAGGVESMSRVKMGGGDSGDVYPGLEERYGMRNLAMGMTAEKVAEKYGVSREEQDEYGARSQRRAVEATEEGRFDDEIVPIETDDGVHDEDEGLRPGTTPETLAELPTVFKEDGTVTPGNASQIADGAAGVMLTSRELADEHDLEILAAVGTSYVAGVDPTIMGVGPVPATEGLLERAGRDIDDYGLVEINEAFASQTLYSQRELGIPDDRLNVNGGAIAIGHPLGCSGARLPVTLVHEMNRRGVDRGIATECVGFGQGAAIEFELP is encoded by the coding sequence ATGTCGGGAAATACGCCGGTGATCGTTAGCGCTGTAAGAACGGCACAGGGGAAAGAAGACGGTGCACTTGCGGACATTCGGAGCGAGGATCTCTCGATTCCGCTGGTCAACCAGATGCTCGCCGAGACCGGTCTCTCCGGTGACGACGTCGATGATCTGATGTGGGGTTGTGCCCAGCAGCGCTCCGAGCAGCGGACGAACATCGCACGGCAGATCGCGCTCTTCTCCGAGCTCGGTGAGTCGGTCCCCGCGACGACCGTCGATCGGCAATGTGCCTCCTCCGCGCAGGCAATCATCAGCGCCGCAGATTCGATCGCTGCGGGGCGCCAATCGGCCGTCATCGCCGGTGGCGTCGAGAGCATGAGCCGCGTCAAGATGGGGGGCGGCGACAGCGGCGATGTGTATCCCGGTCTCGAGGAGAGATACGGGATGCGAAATCTGGCGATGGGAATGACGGCCGAGAAGGTCGCCGAGAAGTACGGCGTCTCCCGCGAGGAACAGGACGAATACGGTGCGCGCAGCCAACGACGTGCGGTCGAAGCCACCGAGGAAGGCAGATTCGACGACGAGATCGTCCCGATCGAGACCGACGACGGCGTCCACGACGAAGACGAAGGGCTGCGTCCCGGCACGACCCCGGAAACGCTCGCCGAACTGCCGACGGTCTTCAAAGAGGACGGGACGGTCACGCCCGGTAACGCCTCTCAGATCGCCGACGGTGCCGCCGGCGTGATGCTCACCAGCCGCGAACTTGCCGACGAACACGACCTCGAAATCCTCGCAGCGGTTGGAACCAGCTACGTTGCAGGCGTCGATCCGACGATCATGGGCGTCGGACCCGTTCCCGCGACAGAGGGCCTGCTCGAGCGCGCCGGCCGCGATATCGACGACTACGGGCTCGTCGAGATCAACGAGGCGTTTGCCAGCCAGACGCTGTACTCCCAGCGCGAACTTGGCATTCCGGACGACCGACTCAACGTCAATGGCGGCGCAATCGCGATCGGCCATCCGCTTGGCTGTTCCGGCGCCCGCCTGCCGGTGACGCTCGTCCACGAAATGAACCGTCGCGGCGTCGACCGCGGAATCGCCACGGAATGCGTCGGCTTCGGTCAGGGAGCGGCGATCGAGTTCGAACTCCCCTGA
- a CDS encoding M24 family metallopeptidase: MNIDVDLSSLREYLTETGLDGYLIDDDASDSDQRYVSGFTAPDPYQTLVTRDGVHLLVSGLEYSRAKSEANADTVTRRADYEYQQLVAEHGQYEGEIRTLSAFLSDHDNQSIAVPRTFPTGTADGLRERGHEVTVEPDGIVTSIRSTKTEWEVEQIRTSQRANEAAMARAEELIATADIEGGVLVSDGEPLTSERVTEEIEITLLRRGCGLDETIVACGADGADPHDRGSGPLRADELIVIDIFPRDKETGYFADMTRTFARGDPGEEARRRYEVTRGAYEAALETVEAGVTGAAVHDAACDVIEDAGYETLRSDPNAETGFIHSTGHGVGLDIHEQPSVSPAGGDLEPGHVISIEPGIYDPAVGGVRIEDLVVVTEDGYENLTDYRIGLEPTTDGRQ; the protein is encoded by the coding sequence ATGAATATCGACGTTGATCTCTCGTCGCTTCGCGAATATCTCACGGAAACCGGTCTGGACGGGTACCTGATCGACGACGACGCCTCGGACTCGGACCAGCGGTACGTGTCAGGCTTTACCGCTCCCGACCCGTACCAGACGCTGGTGACCAGAGACGGCGTTCACCTGCTCGTCTCCGGCCTCGAGTACAGTCGCGCGAAGTCGGAAGCGAACGCAGACACGGTTACCCGCCGCGCCGACTACGAGTACCAGCAACTGGTCGCCGAACACGGCCAGTACGAAGGTGAAATCCGAACGCTGTCAGCATTTCTCTCGGATCACGACAATCAGTCGATCGCCGTGCCGCGAACCTTCCCGACGGGAACCGCAGACGGACTGCGAGAGCGCGGTCACGAGGTGACGGTCGAGCCGGACGGAATCGTGACGAGCATCCGCTCGACGAAAACAGAGTGGGAGGTCGAACAGATTCGGACGAGCCAGCGGGCCAACGAGGCGGCGATGGCCCGAGCCGAGGAATTGATCGCGACCGCGGACATCGAGGGCGGCGTCCTCGTCAGCGACGGCGAGCCCCTGACCAGCGAGCGCGTTACGGAGGAAATCGAGATCACCCTGTTGCGACGCGGCTGCGGACTGGACGAAACGATCGTCGCCTGCGGTGCCGACGGCGCAGATCCCCACGACAGGGGCAGCGGCCCGCTCAGAGCCGACGAGTTGATCGTGATCGATATCTTCCCGCGGGACAAGGAGACCGGCTACTTTGCAGACATGACTCGAACGTTCGCCCGCGGCGACCCCGGTGAGGAGGCTCGTCGACGCTACGAAGTCACACGAGGTGCCTACGAGGCCGCTCTGGAGACCGTCGAGGCAGGCGTCACCGGAGCCGCGGTCCACGACGCGGCCTGCGACGTGATCGAAGACGCGGGCTACGAGACGCTCCGGAGCGATCCGAACGCAGAGACCGGGTTCATCCACAGCACCGGACACGGCGTCGGGCTCGACATCCACGAGCAGCCGAGCGTCTCGCCTGCCGGCGGCGACCTCGAGCCGGGCCACGTAATTTCGATCGAACCGGGCATCTACGACCCGGCAGTCGGCGGCGTTCGCATCGAAGACCTCGTGGTTGTCACCGAAGACGGGTACGAGAACCTGACCGACTATCGGATCGGGCTCGAGCCGACGACCGACGGTCGACAGTGA
- the aroC gene encoding chorismate synthase produces MNGNRFGRLFQVTTFGESHGEAMGCTVSGCPAGLELSEEDIQEDLDRRKPGQSMITTSRGEPDAVSIKSGIQDGYTTGTPIGMVIQNKDARSGKYEPFITAPRPSHGDFTYSAKFGTRNWGGGGRSSARETVNWVAAGAIAKKLLERNGIELKAHVNQIGDVEAPEVSFEEIVERSEENDVRCAHPETAEAMQDLIADYQEEGDSIGGSIYFEARGVPVGLGAPRFDSLSARLGQAMMAVPATTAFEFGLGREAREWTGKERNDDWEFDDDGNPVPVENDHGGIQGGISSGEPIYGEVTLHAPTSIPKTQQTADWETGELKEEKVIGRHDPVLPPRGVPVVEAMLALTLVDFMLLAGRLNPDRLDDQPGEYDTDYHPSSPRNE; encoded by the coding sequence ATGAACGGCAACCGCTTCGGTCGCCTCTTTCAGGTGACCACGTTCGGCGAGAGCCACGGGGAGGCGATGGGCTGTACCGTTTCGGGCTGTCCCGCCGGCCTCGAACTCTCGGAAGAGGACATTCAGGAGGATCTCGACCGCCGAAAGCCGGGCCAGTCGATGATCACGACCAGCCGCGGCGAACCCGACGCGGTCTCGATCAAATCCGGGATACAGGACGGCTACACGACCGGGACGCCGATCGGGATGGTCATTCAGAACAAAGACGCACGCTCGGGCAAATACGAGCCCTTTATCACTGCCCCGCGACCGAGCCACGGCGACTTCACGTACTCGGCCAAATTCGGCACGCGTAACTGGGGCGGCGGCGGCCGTTCCTCGGCCCGCGAGACCGTCAACTGGGTCGCCGCGGGTGCGATCGCGAAGAAACTCCTCGAGCGAAACGGGATAGAACTCAAGGCACACGTCAACCAGATCGGCGACGTCGAAGCCCCCGAAGTGAGCTTCGAGGAGATCGTTGAACGCTCGGAGGAAAACGACGTGCGATGTGCCCACCCCGAGACGGCCGAAGCGATGCAGGACCTGATCGCGGACTACCAGGAGGAAGGGGACTCTATCGGCGGAAGTATCTACTTCGAGGCTCGAGGTGTCCCAGTCGGACTCGGCGCACCCCGGTTCGACTCGCTGTCGGCCCGCCTCGGGCAGGCGATGATGGCGGTCCCGGCGACGACGGCCTTCGAATTCGGCCTTGGACGAGAGGCGCGGGAGTGGACGGGCAAGGAGCGCAACGACGACTGGGAGTTCGACGATGACGGAAACCCGGTGCCAGTCGAGAACGACCACGGCGGCATTCAGGGCGGTATATCGTCAGGAGAGCCGATCTACGGCGAAGTTACGTTGCACGCCCCCACGTCGATTCCGAAGACTCAGCAGACCGCAGACTGGGAGACCGGCGAACTCAAAGAAGAGAAGGTCATCGGCCGTCACGATCCCGTCCTCCCGCCCCGTGGCGTCCCCGTCGTCGAGGCGATGCTCGCGCTGACGCTGGTCGACTTCATGCTACTCGCCGGTCGCCTTAACCCGGACCGTCTCGACGATCAGCCGGGCGAGTACGACACGGACTATCACCCGAGCAGCCCCCGAAACGAGTAG
- a CDS encoding histidine kinase translates to MSSLGEFVEAVERRRKTLEVHTDDDAVSDALRRQFETRNVDVVHRSIGSLDDAGFVIVRDADDEFRGALGIDQFQAILSPQVHPPWELAETDEDRSDLFDFLENTLFTSYSRRQMLATAREIEERAWRVGTGTLYSGFERATAFAVQADVYDRLGSRGSLAVRIFFDDEWDAPVADGVSVVSEPGGELGEYWFVVFDGGGNELEACALLAEERQDGEFYGFWTYDQELVGDLVSYLERTYAVE, encoded by the coding sequence ATGAGCTCGCTCGGAGAGTTCGTCGAGGCAGTCGAACGCCGGCGGAAGACGCTCGAAGTCCACACCGATGACGACGCAGTCAGTGACGCACTCCGACGGCAGTTCGAGACGCGAAACGTCGACGTCGTCCATCGATCGATCGGGTCGCTCGACGACGCCGGATTCGTGATCGTCAGAGACGCCGACGACGAGTTCCGCGGCGCGCTCGGAATCGATCAGTTCCAAGCGATCCTATCACCGCAGGTCCATCCACCGTGGGAACTCGCCGAAACCGACGAGGATCGATCGGATCTGTTCGATTTCCTCGAGAACACGCTATTCACCTCGTACAGTCGCCGCCAAATGCTGGCGACGGCTCGCGAGATCGAAGAGCGAGCGTGGCGCGTCGGCACCGGTACGCTATATTCCGGGTTCGAACGGGCGACGGCCTTCGCCGTACAGGCCGACGTCTACGATCGTCTGGGGAGCCGCGGATCGCTCGCGGTGAGGATCTTCTTCGACGACGAGTGGGACGCACCGGTCGCCGATGGCGTGTCGGTCGTCTCGGAACCGGGAGGCGAGCTGGGAGAGTACTGGTTCGTGGTTTTCGACGGCGGCGGCAACGAACTGGAAGCCTGCGCGTTGCTCGCCGAGGAGCGGCAAGACGGAGAATTCTACGGGTTCTGGACGTACGATCAGGAGCTGGTCGGTGATCTCGTTTCGTATCTGGAAAGGACGTACGCCGTCGAGTAA
- a CDS encoding cupredoxin domain-containing protein — MLELTGVAASTAFIAGCGDNGGNGGNGGNGGNDDGGVEIDPGTQIEFDGQTSGWLGIAPDSIADEENPTLILQKGETYEIGWTTGDGNPHNIAIYDENDEVIDDLVTEQAAEPGDDQWLEFEASSEMVTYICEVHPNTMVADIQVE, encoded by the coding sequence ATGCTCGAGCTAACAGGTGTTGCAGCGTCGACAGCGTTTATCGCCGGCTGCGGTGATAATGGCGGTAACGGCGGCAATGGCGGTAACGGTGGTAACGACGACGGCGGCGTGGAGATCGATCCCGGCACGCAGATCGAGTTCGACGGGCAGACGTCCGGCTGGCTCGGCATCGCACCCGACTCGATCGCAGACGAGGAGAATCCGACGCTCATCCTCCAGAAGGGTGAAACATACGAGATCGGCTGGACGACCGGCGACGGCAATCCGCACAATATCGCAATCTATGATGAAAACGACGAAGTAATCGACGACCTCGTGACCGAGCAAGCGGCTGAACCCGGTGACGATCAGTGGCTGGAGTTCGAGGCCAGCAGCGAAATGGTTACGTACATCTGCGAGGTCCATCCGAATACGATGGTCGCCGATATTCAAGTCGAATAG
- the aroA gene encoding 3-phosphoshikimate 1-carboxyvinyltransferase: protein MNVTITPSSVAGTARAPPSKSYTHRAILAAGYADGATVRDALWSADTQATARAVGLFGGDVDRRDDDTLAVTGFGGRPDVPADVIDCANSGTTMRLVTAAAALADGTSVLTGDESLRSRPQGPLLEALSDLEATAYSSRGNGQAPLIVTGPLAGGEVSIPGDVSSQYITALLMAGAVTDEGISIDLETELKSAPYVDVTLEVLDDFGVDARETEAGFAVEGGQSYAPAGGEYAVPGDFSSISYPLAAGVIAGDESEGVRIEGAHPSAQGDSAIVDIVERMGAQVDWNREQGTIDVSGAPLSGIEVSVEDTPDLLPTIATLGAVADGDTRIVDAEHVRYKETDRVSAMAEELGRMGVETTEKRDSLTIHGSDSRLEGAAVSGRDDHRIIMALSLAGLVADGETTVEGADHVDVSFPGFFGMLEELGVGLERQE, encoded by the coding sequence ATGAACGTCACTATCACGCCCTCGAGCGTCGCCGGAACGGCGCGGGCACCACCGTCGAAGAGCTACACACACCGGGCTATTCTGGCGGCGGGGTACGCCGACGGGGCGACTGTCCGCGACGCGCTCTGGAGCGCGGATACGCAAGCGACCGCCCGTGCAGTGGGTCTGTTCGGCGGCGACGTCGATCGGCGGGACGACGATACCCTCGCAGTCACGGGCTTCGGCGGACGACCCGACGTCCCAGCGGACGTTATCGACTGTGCAAACAGCGGCACGACGATGCGACTCGTCACCGCTGCGGCGGCGCTGGCCGACGGGACCTCGGTGCTGACCGGCGACGAGTCGCTGCGCTCGCGGCCCCAGGGGCCGCTGCTCGAGGCCCTCTCCGACCTCGAAGCGACGGCGTACAGCAGCCGCGGGAACGGCCAGGCGCCACTGATCGTCACCGGTCCGCTAGCCGGCGGCGAGGTGTCGATCCCCGGCGACGTTTCCTCGCAGTACATCACCGCCCTGTTGATGGCCGGCGCGGTCACGGACGAGGGAATCTCGATCGACCTCGAGACGGAACTCAAGTCCGCACCGTACGTCGACGTGACCCTCGAGGTCCTCGACGATTTCGGGGTCGACGCCCGAGAGACGGAAGCCGGGTTCGCCGTCGAAGGAGGACAATCCTACGCGCCTGCGGGCGGCGAGTATGCGGTTCCCGGCGACTTCTCGTCGATCTCGTATCCCCTTGCAGCCGGGGTGATCGCCGGCGACGAGAGCGAGGGCGTTCGCATCGAGGGTGCACACCCGAGCGCGCAAGGCGACAGCGCCATCGTCGATATCGTCGAGCGGATGGGAGCGCAGGTGGACTGGAACCGCGAACAGGGGACGATCGACGTTTCGGGGGCACCGCTCTCCGGAATCGAAGTCTCGGTCGAGGACACGCCCGATCTGCTGCCGACGATCGCGACGCTCGGTGCGGTGGCTGACGGCGACACCCGCATCGTCGACGCCGAGCACGTCCGGTACAAGGAGACTGACCGAGTGAGTGCGATGGCCGAAGAACTGGGGAGGATGGGCGTGGAGACGACGGAGAAACGCGATTCGCTGACGATCCACGGAAGCGACTCCCGACTCGAGGGAGCCGCCGTCTCGGGGCGCGATGATCACCGGATCATCATGGCGCTTTCGCTGGCGGGGCTGGTCGCCGACGGCGAGACGACCGTCGAGGGAGCCGATCACGTCGACGTCTCCTTCCCCGGCTTCTTCGGCATGCTCGAGGAGTTGGGCGTCGGACTCGAGCGACAGGAGTAG
- a CDS encoding AI-2E family transporter — protein MDEADSPMQNVRVWAAHQRVGWWALGIALLGVLGLVVDQYLPWLVFGLFIYYVARPLTRRLERHIASPTLVAVLTLLLIVIPIVVVIAAVLLVALGQLVTAVADLPVDRLLAQLPIQISDLPTTPSEVYDTSVVLIQDPSVQNLFGSVGGAVSAIGATLFNMFISLLIAFFLLISDRDIAGWFESNVFGEGSLGTEYLSAVDRGLGSIYFGYTMTIFAVIVLSALIYTLFNAVAPGNLAIPSAVLFAVVTGLFTLVPLVGRSIVYFAIAGTLAVQAATADPRLLWFPLVFLAVMIVAFDNLVRTYIRPYLSGRLLNTGLVMFAYLFGPPLFGWYGIFLGPFLMLFIVTFIRLILPVLADPERERVEIEPEHTLDEFVENVGDREDVPPSEPDRTDIGTG, from the coding sequence ATGGACGAAGCCGATTCGCCGATGCAAAACGTCCGCGTCTGGGCGGCTCACCAACGCGTCGGATGGTGGGCCCTGGGGATCGCGTTGCTTGGCGTGCTGGGACTCGTCGTCGACCAGTATCTCCCGTGGCTCGTCTTCGGGCTGTTCATTTACTACGTCGCGAGACCGCTGACCCGACGGCTCGAGCGGCACATCGCTTCGCCGACGCTCGTCGCCGTATTGACGCTGCTCCTGATCGTCATCCCGATCGTGGTGGTGATCGCCGCGGTGTTGCTCGTTGCACTCGGGCAACTGGTGACGGCGGTCGCGGACCTGCCGGTCGACAGGCTCCTCGCGCAGTTACCGATTCAGATTTCGGATCTCCCGACCACGCCCTCTGAGGTGTACGATACGTCGGTCGTACTGATACAGGACCCGTCTGTCCAGAATCTGTTCGGTTCCGTCGGTGGCGCAGTTAGTGCGATCGGCGCGACGCTGTTCAATATGTTCATCTCGCTGCTGATCGCGTTCTTCCTGCTGATTAGCGACCGGGATATCGCCGGCTGGTTCGAATCGAACGTGTTCGGCGAGGGTAGTCTGGGGACCGAATACCTCTCGGCCGTCGACCGTGGGCTGGGGTCGATCTACTTCGGGTACACGATGACGATCTTCGCGGTTATCGTACTTTCGGCGCTCATCTACACCCTGTTCAACGCCGTCGCACCCGGCAACCTGGCGATCCCGTCGGCAGTGCTTTTCGCCGTCGTTACCGGCCTCTTCACGCTCGTCCCGCTCGTGGGCCGGTCGATCGTCTACTTTGCGATCGCCGGGACTCTCGCGGTTCAGGCGGCGACGGCTGATCCGCGACTGCTCTGGTTTCCGCTCGTGTTCCTCGCGGTCATGATCGTCGCGTTTGACAACCTCGTCCGGACGTACATCCGACCGTACCTCTCCGGCCGGTTGCTTAACACCGGGCTGGTCATGTTCGCGTACCTCTTCGGCCCGCCGCTGTTTGGCTGGTACGGGATCTTCCTCGGCCCGTTCCTGATGCTGTTTATCGTAACGTTCATCAGACTGATCCTCCCGGTCTTGGCAGACCCCGAGCGTGAGCGCGTCGAAATCGAACCCGAACACACGCTTGACGAGTTCGTCGAGAACGTCGGGGATCGGGAGGACGTTCCCCCGTCCGAACCAGACCGGACCGACATCGGAACTGGGTGA
- a CDS encoding DUF7344 domain-containing protein has translation MDDEQFEPDLFALRAAADELPVDDVLRLFADRHARYAVVYLIDNPTPTLEDLADVIAAKDATNESTIAAPADRNQIRTHLYHAILPRIEALGFITFETETNAVTGTDIPNAVADALGVTDRPP, from the coding sequence ATGGACGACGAGCAGTTCGAACCTGATCTGTTCGCGCTGCGCGCGGCGGCCGACGAGCTTCCGGTCGACGACGTACTACGTCTGTTCGCCGACCGCCACGCCCGCTACGCGGTCGTCTACCTCATCGACAATCCGACGCCAACGCTCGAGGACCTCGCCGACGTGATTGCCGCGAAGGACGCCACCAATGAATCGACGATCGCGGCGCCGGCCGATCGAAACCAGATTCGAACGCATCTCTATCACGCGATCCTCCCCAGGATCGAGGCGCTGGGGTTCATCACATTCGAAACCGAAACGAACGCAGTCACCGGGACCGACATCCCAAACGCGGTGGCCGATGCCCTGGGGGTGACCGATCGACCGCCATGA